DNA sequence from the Malus domestica chromosome 11, GDT2T_hap1 genome:
ACATTTTGTTTGGACTAGTCCAAAATTATTCCCTTGAATTCACTATCTATCTTAGTATCTTTGCTTGGGGTGATATAGAAATCCAATTTTCCAACACACAGGCTTGTCAAAGTATGCTTGTAGGTCCAAAAATCCTTATATCAGGTAAAGAGATGTGTCTGTGGTATGAGACGTCATATCTCAACCTAAGAGTCCTAAATGGtcgtgccaaagcaagtaaactacTTGAATCACTTGGCTCCATGCCGACCACATGTGGCGTGTCCCAGTTAAGGGGCAGCCCATTGACCCCAAAACATAGCTCTGGGCTTCATATTTTGATGTTGTTgcaccctttattttttttagcaaCTTCAGTCATGATCATTATTTTCTCGGATATCCTTAAAACTCAATGATGTTCTTCCTGACCAAGGATAATATAAGGTCATTTTAATGGTAAGTCATTaacattcatacaacgaggagcggTGCCAAGGcccttaatcaggttggatataCCTAAATTCGTTGTTAGATGGGTGATTTAGATATGAAGTTAGTGTGCGTAATAGCACATTTCATCCGGGCAATTAACTTCCCCACATATATACGATTATACCTAATCACATGTTAATTGAATTTGGTCACATGTGTAAGAAACATGATCTAATGAAACTCATATTTGAGGACAATATTCATAATGTTATCCTgaactaaaacaaacaccaaacttgaatttgGGAATATAGAAaattgttcacaaagtaaaccaaaaTTTACTAAGAGGATTTGGCCAACATGGCAattccatgtcaaaattctgctccTCCAAATGTGTTAGGTGaaacaaaattagtctcacatattgactatgGGAATGTTACTCCTCAACAAGGGGCACAGATAAGTATAAAACCAATAACCTTTTCATTCAAAACAGAAGTAGTTTTTGCAAGGTTAAGGTTCGGGAGTACTGTCCCTTATTCTTAAAATTTTGGGTATTACGTGCCAAGGATTACACTTCTGGCCATGATGCCACCCCTTGGCAAGtcttgattctaccatatgttgtgaaACCAACCCTAAAGTGGTGAGAAGAAAGATAGATTCAGACTTGGGTTCAGAAGGTTCCAATTAAAGCTAGGCGGGTTTGTTCGATATTCTCCAGTCGAAGCTGGATGAGCAGATTCGGTAAGCGTCTATCGAAACAGAGACTTTTGGTTGGTACACCTCTGCCAAAGTAGAGCATATCATTCAATACATCTATGCTGAAGTAGGCATGCCATTCATTGGGCTCCAATCAAAAGGATAATTTAATGAACTTCCGTTCTCTACGTTGCTACTTCAAAAGTATGCTAGAGGCATAAACGGACGAGAAAAATCTTCTCTAGTCAAAATTCAATTGAATTCTATaaacttcaaaattttatttattcatggaTGTAAAAGTTTTAATCATGTTTTGCTTCAAGCAAGATCATCTTTCATGATTGAACAGTTTGTAGAGCGGACCAAAAAGCTATGAAATCATCTTTATCGAGGTATTTCAGTTTGTAATGCTTCCATATAAGTCTTCGAATAGATCATGGTGGATTCTTATTCAGCTCTTATTCAcaccattgttggcttcaatggtttctcagcttctcaATAGCCaagtggagcttcacatcttgtaccccacataaagtaGTTTCCGTCAGAAACTTCCATGTCAGTGAGTTGAACTTGTGATGGTTCGGCAATCCATTGAATGGAGACAACAAGATTGTGGTTGGTGCTATGGGCAATAAAAACCTCCATAAgtatcaaagttagaacattcgggtTCTAAAACATGGTTTGGTTTAATTTTCATGAAGAATTTCGAGTTTTACATGGGtgttttgttttataaaaacttcaggtttcaaagacACTAATTTGAAGCTACATGTTCAATTTAAATGAACTTCTAGTTCATTGTATGTGCAAAAACACAAGATACAATAATACAACTAGCGTATGAATTTGGGTTGCTTCGGGGACCTAGTATGAGTAGCTTTGGAACTATGAAATGATGTTGACGGtccaaaaaaacacaaaatattagATCATAATTTATAAAGTGGACTGCGGGCCAAAACTATCTTTCTTTGTCTAATTTATCGACTGAAGGtcactaaattaatttaataggCTGAGCCTAAACAAGGGTCGACAGTAGAAGGAAGAAAATACAACGGTTCGTACCATATTAGGGCTAGATGGCTGCGAGCCAAACAGGTGAAAGACCCAAATTGACTTGGGCCGTAAGCAGTGTACCCCAGCAAAATCTGGGTGCGGGTTGAAGCAAATTTAATCCCAAAAATGGACCTGGACCGAGACAGACAACATCCCGAAAAAAAATTTGGGTGCAGACTAATGAGGCTGGTTGTCCAAAATAGAGGCCTCAATTGTTTGGGACTTGGAAGTCCCTTactcaaaccttttttttttttttttttttaaaccgaTATTCTTACTCCAAATTACATTGAGGGAAGGAGGGTTTCAACCCGAAACACAATGAGTTAAAAAGAAAGATCCTAACCACTAGGCCAATATTGTATGCTATATCTATATGGTTCAAAAGGAGCCAAAAGCTTCCATTTTGTATGCTATTTCTTCTGTAATGTTTTGTTAAACTTGTAACATTTGACTATTTctgttcttctttcttctctttctggaTCCATAAAAATGActtgagggaccatttctcctcgtcaaaaaaaaaaaaaaaatcaagctgttacttagtactacagtttagtggtattcctcttcaactataagtgagaggtcttaggttcgattctcaccaaaggcgaatttgaattacattattactagctcattgtgaggctaagacCACCTCttcccctttagtgtagataatgtcgtttgttaaaaaaacaaaaatcaagctAAAGGCAAAAAACGTCCTCCCAATCTGAAGGGACACTTCCTTTCAAGATCACTCAATCCATAGAACACGACGAGAGACCCTCTTTCGACGGTCCGCTCAGCATCGATCCTCACATTCGGACCATCAATTATGAGAGGGCATCATTACAACTCATCTTTGACACCATCACTTTATGATGAATTGTACTTCTTGCATCTACATTTACGAAAACTTTATCTACTGCAGCAACAGACATTATCACAACTTTCAGACGCAAATGACACCAGACTGCATCAGTGCTCCGGCATCTAAATTTGCTCGAGTGTTAGCAATAGGACTCACAATGCCGAGCAAACTTAAGGCTCTAAAGCAGCAGCTCAGTAACTACTAATTATACTATTAAGATTCCATCACAAAcgctaaaagaaaaaaaaatttcttataaTCATTGAACATTTCAAGCATTTAAATTACAACACATGGTGTCAAAGACTGAGAATATATATTAGGACTCATTCATATTTGTACATAGTATTCCTGACAAGTTAATGTTACAAATACAGTACTTGGACAGAGAAGGCTTTTTGCAGCAGGCACCTAATTATAATACCACTTTCTTTGATAtagacaaagaagaagaatacctttgtttctcttttttcttttcggtCTGAAACTGAGATGCCCTTTTGACCTTCGCCTGTGCCAAAAGAAGGGGAGAAGCAGCTTATTTCTGTTGGCTTCATCGTAAGAAATTTTACGGACCTGTTAGCACCCTTCCCATGTTCTGTGGATATGGGTATGAGGAATGATTTAAAGGTGGAACCTCGATGCTGCGTGATTCACTTGGGTTTTCCCTAGATCCATACTGATTCATGCCACCAATAAGAACACCATAGTATGTTGAAATAGGGGTATTTTGAGCAACCCTGAAATTGGAATTAGTGTGAGATTGCCGTTCCACAAGTTCAGAGTGCAGTTGCAGGTGATCGTTGGATCTATTTTCGCCGCCAGAGGTGGTTCCAACACCAAGATCAAGGCTTATGGTGTCACTTTCTTCTGATCTAATCCTCGACGGGACATTCACAGTTATAGGTCCTGAAGTGTCATGGCTACTAGTCTTTGCAGTTGGGACATCATGATTATGCTTCCCTTCATATGTAGTTATAACTGCTTTTGGATCATGGGATGCCCTCTCCACATGTTTTCTAACAGGGCAACCAGCATTGGTGCACTTGTAATAGCTCCTGCATAACACGTGAGAACGTTCAGAAACTGCATAATTCATTTGAGAATTGCAGTTAACAATGGTAGCTTTGGAAGATAAGATGATGGTGGTAGAACACCAAACGCCAAAGCAGAGAGATTGGGTTTTACTCGTAAAGTTACCAAACAAATGTTGAAGTTACATGTTGAAACAGATAAAAATCAGTGAGAATTATCTTCCCCTGATGATAAACCATACCTTGGATTAGGATTTCCCCTCACCACTTTCTGACCATATTTTCTCCAGCGGTATCCATCATCTAATATATCAACCTCACTCAGAGTCTGAACAACAACTCGTGGTTCTCGGATAGGCTTAACAATTGGTGTGACATCAATACCACCAACATCCATCCTCCTGCTCAACAAATTTGACACCTTGttagttagaaaaaaaaaatgaacacaGGGGAAAACATAAGCATTCCTTGAATATTTATACCTCCTTTTTGAGAACGGGTCATCATCATCAACCTCATCAGGTAACCTATTTGACAGTGAGCCTGTGCCTTCTACATTATCATCATTGCCTGTGACAGGAGATAGCTCAGGAGTACTATTTGGCTCATTGTTACTAGACATTTGCCCATAAATGCCGGATGGTTTGTCTACCattagagaagaaaaagaaagttagAAGAGATGATAGAAGAACATTAGTTTATTCGGGAAATAGCTAACATGAATTAGTCTGATGCTTACCATCTCCAACAGTCAAAGATGAAGCCTTGTCAGATCTTTCTTCTTGAGGAGGCATCATAGCACCAGTATTATATCGTCGACTAGGTTGAGGCTTAGCATGATCATGTGTACCCTTGTAGATAATCTCTGTTATCTGTCCATCATGAGAACGCTCAAATAGCTTCTTCACTTCACAATTAGGATGGGTACATTTGTAATAACTGCGAGGAAATTCACACCCTTTAACGTGCTTTTGTCCATATTTTCGCCAGTTATACCCATCATCAGAAGATATTACTGAAGGCCCATTTCCTTTGTTATCACACTGAGATGTTTGGACCCCAGGATTTGGATGTTCCCTCTGTGTTAACTCACCCGAATCACCTTCAGCAGGTGCACTAGCTCCTGCAGTGACCGTGTGAACAGGTGCAGATAAACTTAATTCATTTGAGGAGACTGCCATCTCATTTTTAGCCAAAGGTGGTGACATCTGTGATTGAGGCTGAGCTTGACCTTGGATTTGCAGAGGCTGCTCATTCCCATAGTGGTTATAATCTGTAGTAACCTTGAATAAATGTAAAGCATTAGGCAACCAGTATTTTACAACCACTTTGGCACACTTGCAGATACATAAAAAACTCGATCAAGATATATCATTGTTCTACAATTTAGAAAGAAATATGACAGTCCATCTTGACAAGAAGAGTTTATCCCTAGAAAACATTGTTTCTTATAAAGCATCTTTAAGAAAAAATATCGAAAAAACCTAATAAAGTAACGAAACAATAATGGTAAGAGATTAAATAAATCTGTTAATCTTCAGAATAGGAACTTAAAAAGATTTTGTAGCGTCAAGTAGATATCCACTGATATTGCAAGTTTAAGCTAGAGCACAAGATAGGCCAAATACCAATCAGCTAAACTTAGGATCAAGGCCACCATTTAATCAGTATCTTCCCCACATAGGTAAAACATATCCGTCAAGGATGCAACTAATGAAAGGATAATGGACCACTAATTCATAGAAAGTACCATATTTGATCTAGCATGGGGCTTAAACTCGAAGCTTCCAGAATTTCTTTCATCTGAGGTATTGAAATCAGAGCAAACTGCTGTTGTTGAATATGTAGTAGAACTTAGAGATCCGTACACCATTTGAGGCTTCAAAAAGGACCCCGTAGTTGGAGAAGGTTCTGCCTGCAAGACCAGATAAAGTAGAAATTAAGAAATATGTCACAAAATTCCAGATCCAGATACTTTTTAAGCAACGAGGCATGTAAAAATCTTGTAAAAGAACTAGAGCGGAGAAAATAAGATTCTTcatgaaacaaaagaaacaaggaAACTTGACAACGATGCAGCCCCATGAGTTATCCCTGCGATTTAAAGCCCTTTTAATATAGAAATAATTTGCCAGTACTTTGACATGCTGTTACATATCTGTCCAATAAAAGGAAACTCAGACAATCACTTGGGCATCGTCGTGATTGGCATCACTTAACAGATATGGTATTTGTCCATCCAACATAGACTACCAAAATAATTCTAACAAGCTCATCCATTACCAGGCACAAATGAAACAAATACTAGTAAGGAAGATAAAcatatcttaaaaaaaaatccactgAAAATGGAAGAGCAATTATTTAGACTGATTACCCAGACAACTGAAGTTATTGCAATATGCTTTGAACAACGAATATCATCTCCAATCACAATTGGAACATGAAGGGTCATAACCTCTATAAAAACACATGTCAATCACAACTTTTAACCGCACCTCCTTGACCCACAAACTTTCTAGACTCCCTATACCCCCTTGCTAGCAATGCATTTATTCCTCATGCTACATACAGAAATAGAAACATTTTTGTCGTACTTGCATCCACTGCCACCGTTAAATAAATACAAGCAGAAAGGCTAGAACCCACCAACAAagcaaaaagaagagaaaaagattCATTATGTGAGAAAACAACACTGTCGATGGtaataaacaacaacaaagttcaAAGAGTTGTAAGTGAAAGCCCCATAATTCCCGAAAGCAATTGCCTTCGAACAAATCTATACGGGCATAAAGAGAAAAGACCCCAACAGGCCAGTACAACCATTACATTACTCTAAAACAGCAACAAAGCATCAGAACCTCGGGGTCCCATCCAAAGAACGCACATATAAAAACTCACTGCCATTggcacaataaaaataaaatcaagcaTTCGCAGCGAACACATTTGATTAAATTAATCTGTAATgcaacaaaacaaacgaaacagtAATCGGAATTTTCGAATTGTGCTGAAACAAGCATCTTCTTTGCTCACTCGCATCTTCTTTGCTCACTCGCATCTTCTTCGCTCACTCATCATCAACATCACATCAATTTTAAGTCCTCAAAATTCCCTACTATAGCATATATACCACGGGTTAAAATCTGAGGCCGTCAAACCCATTTCCATTATCTACCCATTGTTTGGATACCGAGAAAACTGCCGAGAAAAtgttcaaaattcaaacttttcaCTGCAAAGTGAAATGCTCAGTTTCTCCAGGCAGTAGAACAGAGCCTTACTAATTCAAAAATTAATAATGAAACAGAAGAAATTAAGCAGCCAAACGCGGCCTAAGATTCAAAAGGAGCATTTGCTTTTGCTCcctagaaaaataaattaaataaaaaaagaaagcgGACAGACCTTCATGTTGGAGAGGAGGACGGGGGACTCGAGAAACGACGTCGGACTGAGGCCGTGGGGGATAGTGAGGCAGGGGGACCTCGAGATCGGAAGCTTGGCCGGGGACATGAGCTTGTACTTGGCCCCACCGGAAGCAGCAGCAGAAGAAGAGAAAAGGGTCGGGTCGGAGCCGGGTTGGAAGTCGGTTAGACCCTGATCGACGTCGTCGGAAGGTCCCGAGGGATGGTCGAGTGCGGTCGCGTCCATTGGAGCGCCGGTGGGTTTGGGTGTGGTGTGATGGAGTCAAAGGAAGAGGGACTACTGGGTTCGTTTTTGTTCAGAACAGGGTAAGAGcaatgaagggtaaaatggtaaTTCCGGCTGTGGTTGTTGTGTGTTGAAGGTTTTtgccacagagagagagagagagagagagagagagagagagaggttgacTTGCTGCTTTGGATCTGAATTCTTCTGCGGACTGAGCCACTCAGAGACTCAATGGAGACGTTTCTCATTTTGTTACTCCTGGTTAAAATCTTATTGAACTTGGTAAAAAACAATTGGAAAAGTGTAATCCAACTGAATTGCCATCTTTTGTGTAGACGTGGGTTATATTAGTTGATAAGAAGCAGTTCGTTAACTTAACcagaatgaatgctaagttaagaaaataataattacaTTATGACACTCAAATTCGAATTCACATCTCCGCATATGCTTGCTCTAGTGCCTTAGCATGTAGAAAATTCATTATTCAAGTTTAAGATTGCATTGAGTTGGCATAAATGAAGTGGCATAAGTTATTTTTTGGTCGACTTGAATTTAGTCAAGTTGGCTATaaacaatgtggtcattccTCTGTATCCAATTTTGCATCGCCCCCATGTAATTTAGATAACTTAatatataatatcgtttgtataaaaaaaaatgtaaatcaatTTTTGTCTTTTTACCTACCCCAGCCTATCTTTTGTAAAAAGAAGTTTGGTACAAATATTTAGCCTAACAATGGTTTAATTAATACTcatcccacccccacccccaaaaGCGCACTCCAAGTCTCCATAccacaacaaaataaaatagtttaaaCTTTAGCCCACCATTTTATAAATTCTTGGTTCAATGCTTGTGCGTGTCAGATTGTAATTTGTAAGTACGATGGATGACTTCTTATGCGCAAGGagcaaaaaaaaagttaaaattttatAGTCAACAAATGGCATAATGATTTACCCCCTTCATTAGTCAAGGCTTAATGATCTCTAATCTTCTTTTGATCTGCTAAACAAGCAACAATTATTTGACATGCTACATTACCTATTTCACATGTCTACATTTAACTTGATGGATTTTCTAGTATGCACTTGCGTGTAATATCCAACGACATCTGTGGTCGTCAGATTCTTGATCGTTGCATCTTTCGCATTCATACATCAGAGAATAGTACAACTTTTGTCGTAGCCGACACCGGAAAAAGAGAGGCTTTCGCGAATGAATAACACAACCCTCTCTGCGTACTTAGACCGACTTCATCGAATTGAGTTGGGAACAGTGGTAGGCTTAAAGGAAGCAATCCAGAACCAGAAGCTGTGCAGCTGAGCCCAACCCACCGGAGTAAATTCTATTTATTAACAACAATAATGCAGGAGCTTCATGAACCACCTCCTCCAAACTCCCTGCCTCTGAAACGTCGATTCAGTGTGTTATGTGTTTTCACTTCCCACCACATTTCCAATTCCGAAACTGTTCCAAACAGCGACTCGCTTTTGGCGACGTCGTATGAATTGACCGTTCCAAGAGCAATCACTGTATCGAGCTATCAACGGACATCATAATTGAGGAATTAAACAATCACCAAATGAAACACAATTAGCCACTTAATTAGATTTAATCATTAACTAGAACAAGATTGTACACAAACAATTGAAAGAATACACAGGCCGCAACAGAACACCCTTACACCATAAGAAGAATGCACAGAGCcctaagaagaaagaagaatgcAGATCATGAAGCAACCGGCCAACCCTAAACAGAGCTTTCTTAAATCATACGCTATACAAGTCCAATAGTCCAAACCATATGAGCTTAAGGCCGCGTTCAATGAATATGATTGGACTGGATAAGTCACTAGATTAAACGTAGCCATGATTGAACCGTATCAAACATTGGATTCAAGGCATGCTAAAAGAAGTAAAGGCCAACTTTCAAATTTTGTCCAAGTTTGGGGGATTGGAAAGAAATACGTTTTCTTCACGACCAATCCATCTCCTGGCTCAACTTTCGGAGTTGGCCTccatttcttccttcaacaTAACTTGAATCTAGTACGTTATTCAATCTAGTCAAGTCCTAACCACAAAACGTGGCCTAAAGTGAATCAAAAGATTGATGCCAGAAACAGGTAGAACAGAACAACAATAAGTAGACCACATGGAGAGAAGGAAAAGCACAAATGTCGAAGCAAGGAGTGATAAAGCGGAAAATATCAAGTCCCAGAAAACAATGTTTCTGGGAGAAATCCCCAACTGTGCTTCGCACTTCTCTGCTATAGAAACATAAGCACCTAGTACCCATTTATTATCTAAGAGGCGAACAACTCCTAATGGAGTCAGTCTGAAGACCCCCGTCTTACACAAGGAGGAGACACCATGCCATTAGGCTACAAGGCCATTGACAAAGGAAACTCATTTCATCAAGATGGCAATGGTACACGTAAGAAAAGAGGAACATCGTAAAGCTTCTATTCTGTTCTGCCCAGCTCTTTCAGAATAAATCTGTTCAAAGATGGATGTCACACAAAGATGAATGACAAACCGGGCAACCAAACATGTTCCTtctaatataatat
Encoded proteins:
- the LOC114819274 gene encoding probable WRKY transcription factor 20 isoform X3, whose amino-acid sequence is MSPPLAKNEMAVSSNELSLSAPVHTVTAGASAPAEGDSGELTQREHPNPGVQTSQCDNKGNGPSVISSDDGYNWRKYGQKHVKGCEFPRSYYKCTHPNCEVKKLFERSHDGQITEIIYKGTHDHAKPQPSRRYNTGAMMPPQEERSDKASSLTVGDDKPSGIYGQMSSNNEPNSTPELSPVTGNDDNVEGTGSLSNRLPDEVDDDDPFSKRRRMDVGGIDVTPIVKPIREPRVVVQTLSEVDILDDGYRWRKYGQKVVRGNPNPRSYYKCTNAGCPVRKHVERASHDPKAVITTYEGKHNHDVPTAKTSSHDTSGPITVNVPSRIRSEESDTISLDLGVGTTSGGENRSNDHLQLHSELVERQSHTNSNFRVAQNTPISTYYGVLIGGMNQYGSRENPSESRSIEVPPLNHSSYPYPQNMGRVLTGP
- the LOC114819274 gene encoding probable WRKY transcription factor 20 isoform X1, which encodes MDATALDHPSGPSDDVDQGLTDFQPGSDPTLFSSSAAASGGAKYKLMSPAKLPISRSPCLTIPHGLSPTSFLESPVLLSNMKAEPSPTTGSFLKPQMVYGSLSSTTYSTTAVCSDFNTSDERNSGSFEFKPHARSNMVTTDYNHYGNEQPLQIQGQAQPQSQMSPPLAKNEMAVSSNELSLSAPVHTVTAGASAPAEGDSGELTQREHPNPGVQTSQCDNKGNGPSVISSDDGYNWRKYGQKHVKGCEFPRSYYKCTHPNCEVKKLFERSHDGQITEIIYKGTHDHAKPQPSRRYNTGAMMPPQEERSDKASSLTVGDDKPSGIYGQMSSNNEPNSTPELSPVTGNDDNVEGTGSLSNRLPDEVDDDDPFSKRRRMDVGGIDVTPIVKPIREPRVVVQTLSEVDILDDGYRWRKYGQKVVRGNPNPRSYYKCTNAGCPVRKHVERASHDPKAVITTYEGKHNHDVPTAKTSSHDTSGPITVNVPSRIRSEESDTISLDLGVGTTSGGENRSNDHLQLHSELVERQSHTNSNFRVAQNTPISTYYGVLIGGMNQYGSRENPSESRSIEVPPLNHSSYPYPQNMGRVLTGP
- the LOC114819274 gene encoding probable WRKY transcription factor 20 isoform X2 is translated as MTLHVPIVIGDDIRCSKHIAITSVVWAEPSPTTGSFLKPQMVYGSLSSTTYSTTAVCSDFNTSDERNSGSFEFKPHARSNMVTTDYNHYGNEQPLQIQGQAQPQSQMSPPLAKNEMAVSSNELSLSAPVHTVTAGASAPAEGDSGELTQREHPNPGVQTSQCDNKGNGPSVISSDDGYNWRKYGQKHVKGCEFPRSYYKCTHPNCEVKKLFERSHDGQITEIIYKGTHDHAKPQPSRRYNTGAMMPPQEERSDKASSLTVGDDKPSGIYGQMSSNNEPNSTPELSPVTGNDDNVEGTGSLSNRLPDEVDDDDPFSKRRRMDVGGIDVTPIVKPIREPRVVVQTLSEVDILDDGYRWRKYGQKVVRGNPNPRSYYKCTNAGCPVRKHVERASHDPKAVITTYEGKHNHDVPTAKTSSHDTSGPITVNVPSRIRSEESDTISLDLGVGTTSGGENRSNDHLQLHSELVERQSHTNSNFRVAQNTPISTYYGVLIGGMNQYGSRENPSESRSIEVPPLNHSSYPYPQNMGRVLTGP